The Streptomyces kanamyceticus DNA segment GTTCGCTGGGGCGTCCGCGCAGGAGGTGCTGTACGGCCAGGATCACGGTCTCGGCGTGCGTGACGACGCCGTCGACGCTCACCCGGGCAGGGAGGGCGGGGGCGGCCGGGACGCCGGACAGGAGGGTGCGCGCCGGGTTGTCGTCGGGGGACAGCACCGCCCCTACGGCGGCGTGGAGTTCGGCGTGTTCGCCCGGCGTCAGCTGGCTGCCGAGGCTCAGCTGGGTGACCAGGCGTACGAGCCGTGCGCGGAGCGGGGGCGCGGCATGGAGGTGCGGTAGCGACGCCAAGGGGTCGAGGGCGCCGTCGCGGGCGACCTGCTGGCTGCGGCGGCCGCGGCCCAGCCAGGTGAGCAGCGCCTTGTGGGCCTGGCGCGTGGGCACCCAGTCGTCGCACCGCAGCCAGAGCCACAGCGGAACTTGGGCGAGGGCGTGCAGCTTCGGCGGCGGCTCGCGTCGGCGCTGCTCCAGGAGGATCAGCAGGAGTCTGCGCTGGCTCGCGGGGTGCTCGGCCTTGTGCGAACCGCGGTGTGCGGGGCGCGGGCGGGGGTGGTCCAGTAGCCCTTTGGCGGTCCAGGTGTTGATCAGCCGCTCGGTGACTTCTGGGTGACCCGCGTCGCGCGCGTCGAGGAGGAGATCGTCGATGGTGCCCGGCTCAGTCTTGGCCCAGTGCTGCACACCTTGCACGCTACACGGATGACGGTGCGTTGGTACTGACCAATGGGAGTGCGTCGCCCTCTGTCAAAAGGTCGACGGATGCTGTCGTTAACCGCAGGCCAAGGCGCTGTTGAATGAAAGGATTTGCCAATCCGGACGCACTCTCGGGGACCGGTTCTCAGGTGAGTCGCATGAGACTGACGCTCGGCTGCGGACCGCGCCTGGAGGCAGCCGTGGCCCTGCCCGCGCTGTTCGCCCGCTTCCCATTGAAGGTGTCCTAGAGTCGCCGCATGCGACGAAGGGCTGGACTGGTGATGGCCGGGGTCGTGGCCCTGGCCTGGGGCGAGTGGTTGAACCGGCGCTGGTCTCGAACTCTCGTGGGGAACGGCTGGGGCGCTTCCGGGGCCGGTCCCGGGACCGGGACGGAAGCCGTGGTGGTCTTGGGATTCCGGAACCCCCAGCCGACGGCGAACGTGATCAACCGATGGCGGGTCCGCGCCGGAATGCGCTCCATCACCGCTGGCGACGGTGCGCGGGAGACCCGCCTGATCTTCAGCGGCGGCGCGATCGGCAGCGGCGCGGCGGAGGCCCGGCTGATGGCTGACTACGCGAAGTCGGAACTTGGGTACGACGGCACCGTGCTCCTCGAAGACCGGAGCGCGACGACGTGGGAGAACATCGAGAACGTCATCCCGCTCATCGAGGACGTCGACCGCATCAAGATCGTCTCCCAGCCCGCTCACGCGCTCAAGGCCCGCGCCTACCTGAGGCGGCAGCGCCCCGACCTCGCGCAGAGGCTGGTGAACGCGGCAGATTACCGCTCCGGCGAGTGGATGCTGGTCAAACCGCTGCTGGCCCTCTACGGACTGTGGACGCTCCGCGGCCTGGACGCCGACGAACGGAGGGGCTCGCTGTAGCCGCGAGGGCAGACCTCGGGCCATGCGCGTTGCGGATCAGCCGCTGCAGCACCTTCACCGTGGTGACGTAGTCCGCGTCGTCGATGCCCTCGTGGAGAGCGGCGCGGATCGCGGGAGCGTTGCGCGCGAGGTCGACGCGGGCCTGTTCCCCCGCCTCGGTGAGCCACAGCCGGTCCTCGGCGTCCAGGGTCAGCCAGCCGCGCTCCAGAAGCGCCTCGGCCTCCACCGCCAGATCGTCCTCGGGCCGGATGTAGGAGGCCATGGCCGCCCGCAGCTGCGGCACGGTCATCCCCGCGCCGTCGGGTGAGATGTCGTTCTTCGACAGATTGCGCAGCAGCCAGAACTGGGGCTGGGTGTAGCCCTTTTCGGCCTGCCGGGACCGGGTGTACGCGATGAGCGCCTCGTAGGCGACACCGGTCCAGTACGCGGCGGGCTGTCCGGCGAGTTCGGCGTCGGGGATCTGCTGGGCCGTCATGAGGTGCCCCTCCTGAAAGTTCTTCGGTGCGTCGCCCGCGCTTGCTCGCGCGGGCAGTACGTTGACCGTAGAACCTCAAGTGAGCTTGAGAGCAAGTGAGGTTGGGCGGAAGCGGGCGGTGCCCGACCCGCTGACGGGCTGACGGAATCGCTCAACCGCTCCCGTTGATGGGGGATTGCGCGCCGACGCAAGGGCAGCAACAGTGAGGGGGTGGTGCCGATACCTTCACACCGGAGGCTCTATTGACCCAGCACGGCCATGAGCGCCCCGAGGGCGCGACCGGCTCTGAGGAAGAGGTCGCCGAAGAGGTCGTCGAAGAGATGGCCGAAGAGGTGGCCGAACTCAAGGAAGAGGTCGCCCAGCTGCAGCAAGCCGTGCAGTCGCACGCGATCGTCGACCAGGCGATAGGGCTCCTCGTCGGACTCGGGCAGATCACTCCGGCCGAGGCGTGGGACGCCCTGCGCGAAGTCTCCATGAACACCAACACCAAGCTGCGCGAGGTGGCCGAGACGCTGATCGACTGGGGGTGCAGCGGGGTGCTGCCGGGCGAGATCCGTGCGGAACTGGAATGTCGCCTGACGCATCAGCGGCAGAACAGCCAGTGCGCGGACGTGGAACCGCCGACCGGCTGAGGTGCCCCGCCCGCCCGGCGTCCGATGTGTCGCTTCCTCGCTGCTTCGCCCCTTGCCGCTGAGCAAGGGGCGAAGAGCGGGCTCACTGCCGAACCCGCCCCTTGCGGGATGACTCGGTTGCTCCGCTGATATCACGAAGTGCCCCGATCGCATACGCTCAAACGAACGCGTCGCGTGGTCCTCGCCCCCCGGGGCCCCCGGGCGGCCCCCCGGCTAGGCGGCCCGGCGCGTCGGTGGCACGGGCGTCAGCCGATAGGCGCCGTCGTGCGACGTCACGCGGCCGGACGTGGGCTCGGGGAAGTGTGTGCCGAGAACGAGCGTGTCCGTGTCGGCGAGCGCGCTGAGCAGGGCGCGGCGTGAGGCCTCGGCCTGTTCCGGGTCGATGTCGACGCAGCTTCCGATGTGGGGATGGGGGAGTTGTACGGGGTGGTGGATCAAGTCGCCGGTGATGACCGCTGTCTCGCCGCGGCTGCTCACCTCGACGGTCACCTGGCCGGGCGTGTGGCCGGGGGCGGGCACGAGCCGCAGCCCCGGGGCGACTTCGGCGCCGTGGGGCGGGACGTCGACGAGATCCAGCAGTCCGGCGTCCTCCACCGGGTGCACGGAGTCGCGGAACATCTGCTTGCGCGGCTCGTCCATGTCCTGCGCGGCCCAGAAATCCCGCTCGGCGCGTGAGGTGACGTAGCGGGCGTGAGGGAAGGTGGGGACCCATGTGCCGTCCACTTCCCGGGTGTTCCAGCCGACGTGGTCGGTGTGCAGGTGCGTGAGGATGACCAGGTCGACCGAGTCCGGTGCGAACCCGGCGGCGGCGAGGCGTCGCAGGTAGTCGGTGCGCAGGTCGTGCCACGCCGGGTTGGCTCGCGTCTTTCCGTTGCCGATGCCCGTGTCGACGAGCACGCGGAGGCCGTCCACGGTGAGCGCGAAGCTGTGGCTGTCCAGGCGCAGTACGCCTTCGTGGTCCGCGAAGTCGGGGCGCAGCCAGTCGTGTCGCGAGACCACGTCGGCGGTGGCGTCGGGCAGGAGCCAGGGCCCGGTGCCGGAAGGCAGGGGCGTCTCGTCGATGCGGTGGACGGTGATGTCGCCGACGGTCCAGTACGGCATGGGGGCCTCCCCTTCTCGTAAAAGCTAAGCGTTTGCGTTAGGTGAGCCTAGGCCCTACCGTGGCGCTAACGCAAACAGTTAGCTTTTAGTGGCGCGAGAGGGATTCCCATGCCTGCCCCCGAAGAACTCACCCCGCCGGAAGCCGCCCGCTGGGCAGCCCGTTCCGGCCTCCCGCTGGCGGCCGACCGGCACCACGTGGTGGCGGCCACCGCGAATCACATCCACTCCGTCGTGAGCCGACTGCGGGAGCTGGACTTCGCCGAGACCCCGCCCGCCGCTCACCGCACGGGAGAGGAGCGGCACGATGCAGCCGTATGAGCTGACTCTCGCCGCCGCCGTGGAGGAGATGCGCGAACACCGCCTCTCCCCGGTGGAGTTGGTGGACTCTGTACTGGAGCGCATCGAGCAGACGGAGCCCGGCCTCCAGGCGTACGTCACGGTGACGGCGGAACGGGCGCGTGACGCGGCGCGTGCCGCAGAGCGTGAAGCGGCACGTGTCTCGGCGCGCGAGTCCCGTGCGCGCGGTCACCTGGGATCGCCGCTGCGCGGCATTCCCGTAGCGCTCAAGGACCTGATCGATGTCGCAGGCGTGGCGACCACGGCGAGTTCCCGGGTCCGGTCGGAGCACCGGGCGGCCGCCGACAGCTCGGTCGCGGCACGCCTGGCCGCCGCCGGTACCGCCCTGGTGGGCAAGACCCACACGCACGAGTTCGCCTACGGGCTGACCACGCCCCAGACCCGCAATGCCTGGGACCCGGACCGGGTGGCGGGCGGCTCGAGCGGAGGTTCGGCCGTCGCCGTGGCGGCGGGCGCGGCGACCTTCGCCCTGGGCACCGACACCGGCGGCTCGATCCGTGTGCCCGCCGCGCTGAACGGCGTCGTCGGCCTCAAGCCCACGTACGGCCTCGTCGCCCGGCACGGCGTGACGTCCCTGTCGTGGTCGCTCGACCACGTCGGACCCCTCACCCGCACCGTCGAGGACGCCGCCCTGGTGATGTCCGTCCTCGCCGGGCACGACCCCCGCGACCCCGCCAGCCTGTCCGTGCCCGCCACGGACTACCGACCGGCCCCCGGCGGGAACCTGCGCGGCCTGCGCGTCGGTGTCCCCCGGAACTACTACTTCGACCACGTCGACCCCGAGGTCGAGGCCGCGGTACGCACCGCCCTCACCCACCTGGAAGCCCTCGGCGCGACCCTCGTCGAGGTCGAGATCCCCATGGCCCGCTACGTCCAGGCCACCCTGTGGGGCCTGATGGTCCCGGAAGCCACCGCCTACCACGAGCAGACGCTGCGCTCGGCCCCCGAACACTACGGCGACGACATCCGCGTCCTGCTGGAGGCCGGGGAACTGATGTCCGCCGGGGACTACCTGCGCGCCCAACGGGCCCGCACGCTCATGCGGCAGGCGTGGCTCCGCATGCTGGACGAGGTCGACGTGGTCGCCGCCCCGACCGTTCCCGCGACCGCGGTGCGCTCGGGCCAGGAGACCATCACGTGGACCGACGGCACGACGGAGAGCGTCTCCGACGCCTATGTGCGCCTGTCCGCCCCGGCCAACATCACCGGAGTTCCGGCCCTGTCCCTGCCGGTCGGCCGCGACCGCGCGGGCATGCCGATCGGCATGCAACTGCTCGGCAGGCCGCTCGCCGAGGACGTG contains these protein-coding regions:
- a CDS encoding MBL fold metallo-hydrolase; its protein translation is MPYWTVGDITVHRIDETPLPSGTGPWLLPDATADVVSRHDWLRPDFADHEGVLRLDSHSFALTVDGLRVLVDTGIGNGKTRANPAWHDLRTDYLRRLAAAGFAPDSVDLVILTHLHTDHVGWNTREVDGTWVPTFPHARYVTSRAERDFWAAQDMDEPRKQMFRDSVHPVEDAGLLDLVDVPPHGAEVAPGLRLVPAPGHTPGQVTVEVSSRGETAVITGDLIHHPVQLPHPHIGSCVDIDPEQAEASRRALLSALADTDTLVLGTHFPEPTSGRVTSHDGAYRLTPVPPTRRAA
- a CDS encoding cytochrome P450, whose product is MRLTLGCGPRLEAAVALPALFARFPLKVS
- a CDS encoding YdcF family protein — its product is MRRRAGLVMAGVVALAWGEWLNRRWSRTLVGNGWGASGAGPGTGTEAVVVLGFRNPQPTANVINRWRVRAGMRSITAGDGARETRLIFSGGAIGSGAAEARLMADYAKSELGYDGTVLLEDRSATTWENIENVIPLIEDVDRIKIVSQPAHALKARAYLRRQRPDLAQRLVNAADYRSGEWMLVKPLLALYGLWTLRGLDADERRGSL
- a CDS encoding amidase → MQPYELTLAAAVEEMREHRLSPVELVDSVLERIEQTEPGLQAYVTVTAERARDAARAAEREAARVSARESRARGHLGSPLRGIPVALKDLIDVAGVATTASSRVRSEHRAAADSSVAARLAAAGTALVGKTHTHEFAYGLTTPQTRNAWDPDRVAGGSSGGSAVAVAAGAATFALGTDTGGSIRVPAALNGVVGLKPTYGLVARHGVTSLSWSLDHVGPLTRTVEDAALVMSVLAGHDPRDPASLSVPATDYRPAPGGNLRGLRVGVPRNYYFDHVDPEVEAAVRTALTHLEALGATLVEVEIPMARYVQATLWGLMVPEATAYHEQTLRSAPEHYGDDIRVLLEAGELMSAGDYLRAQRARTLMRQAWLRMLDEVDVVAAPTVPATAVRSGQETITWTDGTTESVSDAYVRLSAPANITGVPALSLPVGRDRAGMPIGMQLLGRPLAEDVVLRVGHAYEETAAAHGYAPVAVATGP
- a CDS encoding ANTAR domain-containing protein; protein product: MTQHGHERPEGATGSEEEVAEEVVEEMAEEVAELKEEVAQLQQAVQSHAIVDQAIGLLVGLGQITPAEAWDALREVSMNTNTKLREVAETLIDWGCSGVLPGEIRAELECRLTHQRQNSQCADVEPPTG